In Enterobacter sp. 638, a single window of DNA contains:
- a CDS encoding 2-hydroxyacid dehydrogenase, with protein MKLAVYSTKQYDKKYLQHVNESYGFELEFFDFLLNEKTAKTAHGCEAVCIFVNDDGSRPVLEELKKHGVKYIALRCAGFNNVDLDAAKELGLKVVRVPAYSPEAVAEHAIGMMMSLNRRIHRAYQRTRDANFSLEGLTGFTMYGKTAGVIGTGKIGIAALRILKGFGMRLLAFDPYPSAAALELGVEYVDLQTLFSESDVISLHCPLTPENYHLLNESAFEQMKDGVMIINTSRGALIDSQAAIEALKTQKIGALGMDVYENERDLFFEDKSNDVIQDDVFRRLSACHNVLFTGHQAFLTAEALISISETTLGNLQQLEKGETSPNELA; from the coding sequence ATGAAACTCGCGGTATATAGCACGAAACAGTACGATAAAAAGTATCTGCAACATGTTAACGAGTCTTACGGATTCGAACTTGAATTTTTCGACTTTCTGCTGAACGAAAAAACCGCCAAAACTGCGCATGGCTGCGAAGCCGTCTGTATTTTTGTGAACGATGACGGTAGCCGTCCGGTTCTGGAAGAGTTGAAAAAGCATGGCGTGAAATACATCGCTCTGCGCTGTGCCGGCTTCAATAATGTCGATCTGGACGCCGCCAAAGAGCTGGGTCTGAAAGTGGTTCGCGTTCCGGCGTATTCGCCTGAGGCGGTTGCGGAACATGCCATCGGCATGATGATGTCGCTTAACCGTCGAATTCACCGCGCTTATCAGCGTACCCGCGATGCGAACTTCTCTCTCGAAGGCCTGACCGGCTTCACTATGTACGGCAAAACCGCCGGGGTGATTGGTACGGGAAAAATCGGGATCGCCGCCCTGCGTATTCTTAAAGGTTTCGGCATGCGCCTGCTGGCGTTTGATCCGTACCCAAGCGCCGCTGCGCTAGAACTGGGTGTTGAATATGTCGATCTGCAAACGCTGTTCTCCGAGTCGGACGTCATTTCTCTGCACTGCCCGCTGACGCCGGAAAACTATCATCTGTTGAATGAAAGTGCGTTCGAACAGATGAAAGACGGTGTGATGATCATTAATACCAGCCGTGGTGCTCTGATTGATTCTCAGGCCGCCATCGAAGCGCTGAAAACGCAAAAAATCGGCGCGCTGGGGATGGACGTTTATGAGAACGAACGCGACCTGTTCTTTGAAGACAAGTCTAACGACGTGATTCAGGACGACGTGTTCCGCCGCTTATCCGCCTGCCATAACGTGTTGTTTACCGGTCATCAGGCGTTTTTAACCGCCGAAGCGCTGATCAGTATTTCGGAAACGACGCTGGGCAACTTGCAGCAGCTGGAAAAAGGCGAAACCAGCCCGAACGAGCTGGCGTAA
- a CDS encoding YdbH family protein: MKGKYKAAIALLLLIILLPLTLLMTLAQWVPTLAGIWLPVGTRIAFEQSPRLTRNHIVIPDLRYLVEDCEIARVENATLSHPSRWKLEVGALDLNTACLNKLPQAEQSQAAPKTLAEWQSMLPYTWLTIDRLTLSPWQQWQGKLNVSLTPSMQEITYQGEQVKVRGKLRGQSLTISEFELHLPQAEQPIKLAGEFTLPLILDGAPVQGHAQATFNVPQIPSLVDADLDWEDNRGQLVVMARGNPDPLLDLPWQLTAEQLTVSDGRWHWDLSGLPLSGRVGVKVENWQQGLESATISGRLNILTQGDAGKGNAVLTLGPGKLSMDNSAMPLQLTGEAKHNDLILYAILPAQFTGSLADPQLTFEPGALLRSRGRIIDSLNIDEIRWPLAGVKLSQKGVDGRLQAILKAHENEMGDFVLHLDGQANDFLADKGLWRWRYWGDGHFTPMNARWDVAGKGEWRDSAIELTALSTGFDKLEYGTMLVSKPRLVLEHPVRWQRDETTPHFSGALSLDAQQTTFSGGSVLPPSTLKFSVDGRDPTFFQFKGDLHAGKIGPVQVNGRWDGERLRGQAWWPKQSLNVFQPLVPPDWKMNLREGELYAQVAFSAAAGQGFEAGGHGVLKSGSVWMPDNQINGADFVLPFRFSEGTWSLGTRGPVTLRIAEVVNQVTARNITADLQGDYPWSEDNPLLLTNVSTDVLGGKITMQQLRMPQHDPALLRVQNISASELISAVNPKQFTMSGPVSGALPFWLENEKWIIKDGWLTNPGPMTLRIDKDTADAIVKDNMVAGVAINWLRYMEISRSWTKINVDNLGVLTMQAAIKGTSRVDGKSNAVNLNYTHEENIFTLWRSLRYGDNLQAWLEQHAALPEARCPTGKECEEQR, encoded by the coding sequence ATGAAGGGTAAATACAAAGCCGCAATCGCGCTCCTGTTACTGATCATACTGTTGCCGCTGACGCTGCTGATGACGCTCGCCCAGTGGGTACCAACGCTTGCCGGGATCTGGCTGCCCGTCGGGACGCGTATTGCGTTCGAGCAAAGCCCACGCCTCACCCGTAACCACATTGTGATTCCCGATCTCCGCTATCTGGTCGAAGATTGCGAAATCGCCCGCGTCGAGAACGCCACGCTTTCGCACCCCAGTCGCTGGAAACTTGAGGTCGGCGCGCTGGATCTCAATACCGCCTGCCTCAATAAATTGCCGCAAGCCGAGCAATCCCAGGCCGCGCCCAAAACGCTCGCCGAATGGCAATCTATGCTGCCGTACACCTGGCTCACCATCGATCGTTTGACGTTGTCGCCATGGCAACAGTGGCAGGGAAAGCTCAACGTATCATTGACGCCATCAATGCAGGAAATCACTTATCAGGGTGAACAGGTCAAAGTACGCGGCAAGTTACGTGGACAAAGCCTGACCATCAGTGAGTTCGAGCTTCACCTTCCTCAGGCGGAACAGCCCATCAAGCTGGCCGGTGAATTTACCCTGCCATTAATACTGGATGGCGCTCCCGTGCAAGGCCACGCGCAGGCGACGTTTAACGTGCCACAAATTCCGTCGCTGGTGGATGCCGATCTCGACTGGGAAGACAACCGTGGGCAGCTGGTGGTCATGGCGCGGGGTAACCCCGATCCGTTGCTTGATTTGCCCTGGCAGCTTACCGCAGAACAGTTAACGGTCAGTGACGGACGCTGGCACTGGGATCTCTCCGGTTTGCCGCTGAGTGGGCGCGTTGGCGTCAAAGTGGAAAACTGGCAGCAGGGCCTCGAATCTGCAACGATAAGCGGTCGTCTGAACATCCTGACGCAGGGCGATGCCGGTAAAGGGAACGCGGTGCTGACCCTTGGACCGGGCAAACTCAGCATGGACAATAGCGCCATGCCGCTCCAGTTAACGGGCGAAGCCAAACACAACGATCTGATTCTGTATGCCATTCTTCCGGCCCAATTTACGGGCAGCTTGGCCGATCCACAGCTGACGTTTGAACCGGGCGCACTGCTGCGTTCGCGCGGTCGAATTATTGATTCACTGAATATCGACGAAATACGCTGGCCGTTGGCGGGAGTTAAGCTCTCACAAAAGGGCGTCGACGGGCGTTTGCAGGCGATCCTCAAGGCGCATGAAAACGAGATGGGTGATTTTGTGCTGCATCTCGACGGACAGGCAAACGACTTTTTGGCGGACAAAGGGCTGTGGCGTTGGCGCTACTGGGGTGACGGACATTTCACGCCGATGAATGCGCGCTGGGATGTGGCCGGGAAAGGAGAATGGCGCGACAGCGCAATCGAGCTGACCGCGTTGTCGACTGGATTCGATAAGCTGGAATACGGCACCATGCTGGTGAGCAAACCCCGACTAGTGCTGGAGCACCCGGTACGCTGGCAGCGTGATGAAACCACTCCGCACTTTAGCGGGGCGCTATCGCTGGATGCGCAGCAAACGACGTTTTCTGGCGGGAGCGTACTCCCGCCATCGACGCTTAAATTCAGCGTCGACGGGCGTGATCCCACGTTTTTCCAGTTTAAAGGCGATCTGCATGCAGGCAAGATTGGCCCGGTTCAGGTTAATGGTCGTTGGGACGGAGAACGCCTGCGCGGTCAGGCATGGTGGCCAAAACAGTCACTCAACGTATTCCAGCCGTTGGTTCCGCCCGACTGGAAAATGAACCTGCGCGAGGGTGAGCTTTATGCGCAAGTGGCATTTTCGGCGGCTGCAGGTCAGGGCTTTGAAGCGGGCGGGCACGGCGTGCTGAAAAGCGGCAGCGTCTGGATGCCGGATAACCAAATCAACGGCGCGGATTTTGTCCTGCCGTTCCGCTTTAGCGAGGGTACATGGTCGCTCGGAACGCGCGGTCCGGTGACGTTGCGTATCGCAGAAGTCGTTAACCAGGTCACTGCGCGGAATATCACGGCCGATTTGCAAGGCGATTACCCGTGGAGTGAAGACAATCCGCTCCTGCTCACCAACGTCAGCACCGACGTCCTGGGTGGGAAAATCACGATGCAACAGTTACGGATGCCCCAACACGATCCGGCGCTGCTTCGGGTGCAGAATATTTCTGCCAGCGAATTGATAAGCGCGGTCAATCCGAAGCAATTTACGATGTCCGGCCCGGTCAGCGGGGCGCTGCCGTTCTGGCTGGAAAACGAAAAATGGATAATCAAAGACGGCTGGTTAACCAATCCCGGACCGATGACGTTACGCATTGATAAAGACACGGCAGATGCCATCGTCAAAGACAATATGGTGGCGGGCGTGGCGATTAACTGGCTTCGTTATATGGAAATTTCTCGCTCGTGGACGAAAATCAATGTAGATAATTTAGGTGTCCTGACCATGCAGGCGGCTATAAAAGGCACCAGCCGCGTCGATGGTAAAAGCAATGCGGTGAACCTCAATTACACCCATGAAGAGAACATTTTCACCCTGTGGCGCAGCCTGCGCTATGGCGATAATTTACAGGCATGGCTTGAGCAACATGCGGCGTTACCTGAAGCCCGCTGTCCGACAGGCAAGGAATGTGAGGAACAACGATGA
- a CDS encoding YnbE family lipoprotein, with the protein MKKLAGALGVVIVSMLTGCTPRIEVAAPKEPITINMNVKIEHEIHIKVDKDVETLLKSRSDLF; encoded by the coding sequence ATGAAAAAGCTGGCAGGCGCGCTGGGCGTAGTCATTGTCTCGATGCTGACAGGCTGTACGCCACGTATCGAAGTGGCCGCCCCCAAAGAGCCGATCACCATCAACATGAACGTCAAAATCGAACACGAAATCCATATTAAAGTGGATAAAGACGTCGAAACGCTGCTGAAATCGCGCAGCGATCTGTTCTGA
- a CDS encoding DUF1318 domain-containing protein, whose translation MKQRLAIGLLVLAISAQVQAITLNEARAQGRVGETLSGYLAPVRQDPETLALVSDINAARSESYQKLADSNNLPVDEVAKMAGQKLVARAQPGEYVKGINGKWLKK comes from the coding sequence ATGAAACAACGACTCGCAATCGGCCTTCTGGTGCTGGCAATTAGCGCTCAGGTGCAGGCGATAACGCTAAATGAAGCGCGTGCGCAGGGACGCGTTGGGGAAACGCTGAGTGGTTACCTCGCGCCGGTCCGTCAGGATCCAGAAACCTTGGCGCTGGTGAGCGACATCAACGCCGCGCGCAGTGAGAGCTACCAAAAACTGGCTGACAGCAATAATCTGCCGGTGGATGAAGTGGCAAAAATGGCGGGGCAAAAGCTGGTCGCACGGGCGCAGCCGGGTGAATACGTTAAAGGCATTAACGGGAAATGGTTGAAAAAGTAA
- a CDS encoding GGDEF domain-containing protein, with product MEKRHHPRPELTTWPTREAMVARGLAMNMPWLAFVNVSFALVIWLRNTLFDNIDAFYQVSLHASLLINSAMLGIIGLSAMLVLMALRHYRGIGAALLMLSAIWSVCCFWFIVYWKLPHAWPLYVILILTAITALYYHLSGLLCYVLPLWLALPVASIMLNHGVNIRFATLWLVFTLIIIFGRILLLRWFDEAWERNQQNQMLIARLDALAHQDALTETANRRAMEGVLENAVSQQKSFSLIMLDVDYFKLYNDTYGHQAGDECLARVAKALKQSVRTPDDVVSRYGGEEFVVILFDCSTEMAEQVAARIQDTLRAFAIAHSASKVSDCVTVSLGIAGMTPGLSVSQLIAQADAALYRAKEAGRDRWAV from the coding sequence ATGGAAAAAAGACATCATCCGCGACCTGAGTTAACGACCTGGCCGACTCGCGAGGCCATGGTGGCGCGCGGGCTGGCGATGAACATGCCCTGGCTGGCCTTCGTGAACGTCAGCTTTGCGCTGGTGATTTGGCTGCGCAACACTTTGTTCGACAACATCGACGCCTTTTACCAGGTGTCGTTGCACGCCAGTTTGCTGATCAACAGCGCGATGCTCGGCATCATTGGCCTTTCGGCGATGCTGGTTTTGATGGCCTTACGCCATTATCGGGGGATCGGCGCAGCGCTGCTGATGCTGAGCGCAATCTGGTCCGTGTGCTGTTTCTGGTTCATCGTTTACTGGAAGCTGCCGCACGCCTGGCCGCTGTACGTTATTCTGATCCTCACCGCGATTACCGCCCTGTATTATCATTTGAGTGGCCTGCTCTGCTACGTGCTACCGCTGTGGCTGGCGCTTCCCGTGGCAAGCATCATGCTTAATCACGGGGTGAATATTCGCTTCGCCACCCTCTGGCTGGTGTTTACGCTGATTATTATCTTCGGGCGAATTCTTTTATTGCGTTGGTTTGACGAGGCCTGGGAGCGTAATCAGCAAAATCAGATGCTGATCGCACGCCTGGACGCGCTGGCGCATCAGGATGCGTTGACCGAAACGGCCAATCGCCGCGCGATGGAAGGCGTCCTGGAAAACGCGGTCAGCCAGCAGAAATCCTTTTCGCTGATTATGCTCGACGTCGATTATTTTAAACTCTACAACGATACCTACGGCCACCAGGCAGGAGACGAATGTCTGGCTCGCGTGGCGAAGGCGCTGAAGCAGTCGGTACGCACACCTGATGATGTGGTATCGCGCTATGGCGGTGAGGAATTTGTGGTGATCCTTTTCGATTGTTCCACAGAAATGGCGGAACAGGTGGCGGCGCGCATTCAGGATACGTTGCGCGCTTTCGCGATTGCGCATAGCGCTTCAAAAGTGAGTGATTGCGTGACGGTGAGCTTGGGTATTGCCGGAATGACGCCAGGTTTGAGCGTGAGCCAGTTAATTGCTCAGGCTGATGCCGCACTGTATCGCGCCAAAGAGGCTGGACGTGACCGCTGGGCCGTGTGA